A DNA window from Mycobacteriales bacterium contains the following coding sequences:
- a CDS encoding MMPL family transporter, producing the protein MNALLERLGRFAVRRHWLVIVGWLVILGAAVLLRNNFGGNYVNDYNVPGSQSAQGLSRLQSDFPSQSGNSGQLVFHSHHGTVAEQTTAVNQAVSNASKLPHVMSAVSPFASSNSTLVSKDGTIAYGTLSFNVVPATLDTGYLDKLNTAVQPARSAGLEVEYGTGAGQIGQEPDDLTSEIIGLSCALLLLIGMFGALIAAAIPLLSAIFSVVTGLSLVGLLAAATNLPTTAATVATLLGLGVAVDYGLFLVARHREQIDSGMGVEESVTRAEGTSGAAIVVAGSTVVVAILGLYVSGVPFVGALGAASALVVAVTMLAALTLVPAFMGVAGNNIRALRVRLRARRARRRAGHNGSVEKITPPDHENSPFARWGRKVSGNPWPWAIGSVAVLVLLAVPFFSMRLGQLDNGSNPTSQTSRRAYDLINQGFGPGYNGPITVVVVLPKASTSSNQSLLSSMQSTLTKTPGVAVVPAPVVNSAGTTAIINVIQTTEPQAEATTNLVDNLRNSVLPPLGAKTYLTGATAGGVDFTEKAADRMPYLILAVVFVAFILLTIAFRSVVIATKAAILNLLSVGAAYGVIVAIFQWGWGSSWLGIDEKLPIPAYVPMLVFAIVFGLSMDYEVFLLSRVHEAYVRTKDEQRSVALGIGSTARVITTAAAIMVVVFTSFVLNPDPAVKMLAIGMAVAVLIDASLVRMMLVPAIMSLLGSHAWWMPHWMERIVPNLELEGSPPGPPPTPPAPAKPGVPETVPPK; encoded by the coding sequence ATGAACGCGCTGCTCGAACGACTCGGACGGTTCGCCGTACGCCGGCACTGGCTGGTGATCGTCGGCTGGCTGGTCATCCTGGGCGCGGCCGTGCTCCTCCGGAACAACTTCGGCGGGAACTACGTCAACGACTACAACGTGCCGGGGAGCCAATCGGCGCAGGGGCTGTCGCGCCTTCAGTCTGACTTTCCGTCCCAAAGCGGAAACTCCGGGCAACTGGTATTCCACTCACATCATGGCACGGTGGCCGAGCAGACCACCGCGGTGAACCAGGCCGTGAGCAACGCGAGCAAGCTCCCGCACGTCATGAGCGCGGTGAGCCCGTTCGCCTCCTCCAACTCCACCCTGGTCTCGAAGGACGGCACCATCGCCTACGGGACGCTGTCTTTCAATGTCGTGCCGGCGACCCTCGACACGGGATACCTGGACAAGCTGAACACAGCCGTGCAGCCGGCCCGGTCCGCCGGTCTCGAGGTGGAGTACGGCACCGGCGCGGGCCAGATCGGGCAGGAACCCGACGACCTGACGTCGGAGATCATCGGGCTCTCGTGCGCGCTCCTGCTGCTGATCGGGATGTTCGGGGCACTCATCGCCGCGGCGATCCCCTTGCTGTCCGCCATCTTCAGCGTCGTCACCGGGCTGTCCCTGGTCGGCCTGCTCGCGGCCGCCACAAACCTGCCGACCACCGCCGCGACGGTGGCAACCCTGCTCGGCCTGGGAGTCGCCGTCGACTACGGGCTCTTCCTCGTCGCCCGGCACCGGGAGCAGATCGACTCGGGAATGGGGGTCGAGGAGTCCGTCACGCGGGCCGAAGGTACGTCCGGCGCGGCGATCGTGGTGGCCGGCAGCACCGTGGTCGTGGCGATCCTGGGGCTCTACGTCTCCGGCGTGCCGTTCGTCGGGGCGCTGGGCGCCGCGTCGGCGTTGGTCGTCGCGGTCACGATGCTCGCGGCGCTGACGCTCGTGCCCGCGTTCATGGGGGTGGCGGGAAACAACATCCGCGCGTTGCGCGTGCGCCTGCGCGCGCGCCGGGCCAGGCGCCGGGCCGGCCACAACGGCTCGGTCGAGAAGATCACGCCCCCCGACCACGAGAACTCGCCGTTCGCCCGGTGGGGACGAAAGGTCAGCGGGAACCCGTGGCCGTGGGCGATCGGCAGCGTCGCCGTACTGGTGCTCCTGGCTGTGCCGTTCTTCTCCATGCGGCTCGGGCAGCTCGACAACGGCTCGAACCCGACCTCGCAGACCAGCCGACGCGCGTATGACCTGATAAACCAGGGATTCGGGCCCGGTTACAACGGCCCGATCACCGTGGTCGTCGTGCTGCCCAAGGCGTCGACGTCGTCGAACCAGTCGCTGCTCAGCTCCATGCAGAGCACCCTCACCAAGACGCCGGGCGTCGCCGTGGTGCCCGCACCGGTGGTGAACAGCGCCGGCACCACCGCGATCATCAACGTCATCCAGACGACCGAGCCGCAGGCCGAGGCGACGACGAACCTCGTCGACAACCTCCGCAATTCGGTGTTGCCGCCGTTAGGAGCGAAGACCTATCTGACCGGGGCGACCGCCGGCGGCGTCGACTTCACCGAGAAGGCAGCCGACCGGATGCCCTACCTGATCCTCGCCGTCGTGTTCGTGGCGTTCATTCTGCTCACCATCGCCTTCCGGTCGGTCGTCATCGCCACGAAGGCAGCGATCCTCAACCTGCTGTCGGTCGGCGCGGCGTACGGCGTCATCGTCGCGATCTTCCAGTGGGGCTGGGGCTCCTCGTGGCTCGGCATCGACGAGAAGTTACCCATCCCGGCCTACGTACCGATGCTGGTCTTCGCGATCGTCTTCGGACTGTCGATGGACTACGAGGTGTTCCTGCTCTCCCGGGTGCACGAGGCCTACGTGCGCACCAAGGACGAGCAACGCAGCGTCGCCCTCGGGATCGGGAGCACGGCCAGGGTCATCACGACGGCTGCGGCCATCATGGTCGTCGTGTTCACCAGCTTCGTGCTCAACCCTGATCCTGCGGTGAAGATGCTGGCGATCGGTATGGCGGTGGCCGTACTCATCGACGCGAGCCTGGTACGGATGATGCTGGTCCCGGCGATCATGTCGCTGCTCGGCAGTCATGCCTGGTGGATGCCGCACTGGATGGAGCGGATCGTGCCCAACCTCGAACTGGAGGGCAGCCCGCCGGGTCCGCCGCCGACCCCGCCCGCACCGGCCAAGCCGGGCGTCCCGGAGACGGTGCCGCCGAAATAG
- a CDS encoding alpha/beta fold hydrolase — protein MEWQGFVTADDGCRLWTEVAGDGPPMVLCHGGPGLWDYLSPVARSIGAGYRVHRYDQRAGGRSSRERPWTLDRFVRDLDAVRAHFGYERWLVGGHSFGADLALRYACAYPERTIAVVYVAGVGIAWTTYRAAFGAAVTARRPADDERRYRELSDRDRTDAEEREFRILSWTTDYVDPAVGKANAAGMADSGMSVNYELNRILGAESKMESASA, from the coding sequence GTGGAGTGGCAGGGGTTCGTCACTGCGGACGACGGGTGTCGACTGTGGACCGAGGTCGCTGGTGACGGACCCCCGATGGTTCTGTGCCACGGCGGCCCCGGTCTGTGGGACTACCTTTCACCGGTCGCCCGGTCGATCGGTGCCGGCTACCGCGTGCACCGCTACGACCAGCGCGCCGGCGGCCGGTCGAGCCGGGAGCGGCCGTGGACGCTCGACCGGTTCGTCCGCGACCTCGACGCCGTACGCGCTCATTTCGGCTACGAGCGCTGGCTGGTCGGCGGGCACTCGTTCGGCGCGGACCTCGCCTTGCGCTACGCCTGCGCCTACCCGGAACGCACGATCGCGGTCGTCTACGTCGCCGGGGTCGGGATCGCCTGGACCACCTACCGCGCAGCGTTCGGCGCGGCCGTGACCGCGCGACGGCCCGCCGACGACGAACGCCGCTACCGCGAGCTGTCCGACCGGGACCGCACCGATGCCGAGGAACGCGAGTTCCGCATCCTGTCCTGGACCACGGACTACGTCGATCCCGCTGTCGGCAAGGCGAATGCCGCCGGGATGGCCGACAGCGGCATGTCGGTCAACTACGAGCTCAACCGAATTCTGGGCGCGGAGTCGAAGATGGAGAGCGCGTCCGCT